AGTGCCTTGCTCATATAAGCAACAACTCCGTAAAACTTACCATCTTTGTATAATTCTAACGTACCACCAATAGCAGTGTCACTAGCATCCGTTGTAACTACAACGTCTAAATTGTTATCAAAAGGTTTCAACACAGGTGCCTCTAATAATgctcttttcaatttctcaAACGCAAACTCTTGTTGTTCATGccatttaattttcttcgATTTATCGTTTGCATATTCTCTCAATGGCTTAGCAATAGTAGAAAAATCCTTAATGAAACGTCTGTAGTAACCAATCAATCCTAGGAACCTCTGACAACTCTTGTTATCTTTTGGAGCAATCCAATTCTTAATGCATTCTATCTTTTCTGGGTCTGAATGAATACCTGTAGCATTGATAACATGACCTAAAAATCCGACTTGGTGTAAGAAAAATGAACATTTTGACTTTTTGGCAAATAAGTGATGTGCTCTTAAAGCTTCCATGATTTTTCTAATATGTTTAATATGTTCTTCGTTAGTCTTCGAATAATTTAAGATGTCATCTAGGTATACAATACAGAATTCTCCGATATAGTCTCTTAGCACATGATTCATTAATCTCTGGAACGTAGCGGGGGCATTTGTCAAACCGAAGGGCATGACGTTCCATTGATATTGTCCTCTTTGTGTAATAAACGCGGTCTTGTAACGGTCTTCTTCAGCAATGGGTACTTGATGGTAACCACTAACTAAATCTAATTTACTGAAAATGGTGGCACCTCTAAGTTGGTCAAACAAATCGTCAATTAATGGTATAGGGTACTTGGCTTTTACAgtaatttcatttaatcTTCTATAATCGACGCAAAGTCTTCTTGATCCGTCTTTCTTCTTAACGTATATAACAGGTGCTGCAAAAGGTGAGTCGCTAGGGCTAGTCTTGTTGTCTTTCATTAAGTCTTTTAATTCGTCTTCTAAAGCTTTGCGTTCTTCTTCAGCCATCCTGTATGCGCGTTGAAATACTGGTGTAGCACCCTCTTTGAGTGTGATTTGATGGTGAATTGTCTTGGTATGTTCGTCGTGAGCTGGAATCTTTTCAACTAAGATATCCCCGAActcttttgtaatttctgATGGTGGTTCTGTACTCGAATCGCTGGTGGATATCCTAACATAAATAGTCACTTCATTATTCTTGTTCGTAATATCGTTTCTAATGGTTCTCCATGGTACTAATTCTGATGGTTGTACCATTGTCTTTAATGCTGAGCGTAGTATGTTGGGATGATTGTTGATGAATGGCATTCCTAAAATAATAGCGGATGTTAGTGTAAATGGTGCGATAAGAGCCGAAAGGGTGAAAGGTTCaccatcaataataaatttaactTTGCAAGCATGAGTAATTTCTGACATAGTGCCATCTCCAGTTTTACAATGTATTGGTTTTGTAAGTTTCCTAGTGGTTAGATTGAGTCTGTTTGCCCATGTAGGGTCGATGATATTGGAGCTTGCACCTGTGTCTAGTAGGGCTTGTATTTTCTGTTTGTTGGCGAGTTTAGTAGTCACGTGTGGTAGTTCGTTGATGAGTGCTTGATGTTCATGGGACATGATGGAATTTTGCAGTTCATTAATGAGTGTAATGTTTTCTatagatgaagaagaagaatggTCACCTTGTGGTAAAACGtgtaatttattaatatatactaCAGGTGACCTACTTAATTTTTGAACTCAAGTCACTAATAGGGATAGTGTTGGATCCGGACTTCCTAAAAGATTTTTGATTATAGCGATGTCTTCCAGGTTGTCTACCGTGTGAGTTACGGCATTCGTTAGATTTATGTCCTGAACGACCACAATTGAAACAAACAATTGCTGATTGATTGAACTGGTGATTGCCTTTGGTATTGTCCCCATGGACATCACTGACTAGGCCACAGAATCTTGGGTCTAAGATAGAATCCTTGAACATAATGGATCTATTTTCTCCGATGACGATGGCTTCTTGGACATTTTGAGGGTTCTGGGAACGGATTGCATCTTGTAATCCTAATTGTAACGGGAATAAGAAGCAAGCTAATTTCCATGATGAGTCCTTGAAATCGGCTGGGAGGAATGCTAATCTATTTTCGAAGTGATTAACATATTCTCTGTATGTTCTAATGTTCTTTGGTGGCGACATCAATAAACGGAAATTAGTAGCGATCTCATTGTTCTTGTCAGATTGGTACTTGGTGTCTAACGTAATCCAAAATTCTTCGTAAGAGTTGAAACTTGTGTTCTTCAACCAGTTAGCTGCGTTACCTTCGAAATAGTTGTAAAGACCAGCCATAAATTGTCTGTCTGAGACTTCAAACAATTCCTTGTTACCTTGCATAGCAGCTTTCCAAGTGAAATATTCATCTGGTTCGCCTTTAAATGTCTTGACAATCTTTAAGAAGTTGACCATGTTGCTTTGTTTCTCGTTGTTTTGAGAAGTAGATTCGATAGTTTGATTCATTGTAATGTAAATTGTGATATAGTTTATGATACGACTTGTAATAGGGCTCTTCCTGATGTGAATCGAACTGCGACAGCTACcaattgtaaaatatggGTTCGATAATAGATCAAAATCTAAACTTCTTAAAGGCAGAGAGTAGAATTTAGGATTCTAGCGAATAGATGATTCGGGTTGCTCTCTtcatatatagtataaataataactaataaagagaTATAAATAACTAACTAAAATACCTCTAATTCTAGTTCAACTTTCAGTccttttataatctttccagaatactttttctcttgtcAATAACCTTTCTTACTAGCCATTACTTTTCTCTAACAAAGCTGTAATAGGTAATTTGGATAATACGTGTCGTTTTAGATTTGTTTCATGTCAGACCTCAATAAACTTTAAACTTCTCTGTTCCACGGTAATTCACTGGATTGgtaaaaatagaaataaaataaagtaaaataaaataaattaaaggtTAGTAGTATCTTTCTTCCCACAGGCACACAACTAGTTGTTCACACAATTGTGGCTTAggataatgttaataaagtaataacttagtaagtcaaataaattctagaAGTTCATATAGTATCTCGTTGAAGTCATGCATGCATAAAACAATATTCGTAATCATGAACACCGCTCTCAAAGTCCTTTCGACTAGGTGCTCCGCAGGACACTCTAAATACTTGTAGGTTTGATTAGGAGAGACTAATCCAGAACGCCTGAGTAAACACTCAGCAAAACCATACAACTTAACCGACCCAATACATAACTCTTGTACGCATGGCCGGCCGAAACCGTAGACGTGGCTGCAATNNNNNNNNNNNNNNNNNNNNCgacttaattcaacaaacgatattcaattataattcaataaacgttATACAGCTACAAACATGTATGGTGCATAACATAGTTCGGGTCATTACTTCGAACCTGGTgaacttcataataataattcttgactTGCTTTTCTAAAACGACTCATAACATCATGACAGTAATtactcaaataataataaataaacatacttctttgTGAAACTTTGGCATGACGCCAACAGTTCGTAATCCTAATCGGATATCTTACAAGGAACAATGAACTCATCCTTGTTAGCTCAGTTGGTAGAGCGTTCGGCTTTTAAACAACACATTCGTTTAAACCAAGGATACCGAAATGTCAGGGGTTCGAGCCCCCTATGAGGAgttcattaatattttttatttccgATCCCTTAATgggaattttttttttccagtTCTCGAGATATGTATCTCATAATAGAATGGAACTCCAAGGGTTAATAAGGAGGAAATTAGCTGCAACAACAACTTGTCTAACAAGGTtatattgtaataaatttgcCATTCTTGCCAAAATACTTTACTGCTTTTCATATTCTCTCGTTTCAATAGCAATAAACTCTGTGGAAAGCAATTCCAATTACATCGATAATGACAAATGCCACTCATCCTATAGATTACGATCTTGAAGAACCATTAACATCAAATGCTAGACCACTCACTAACGTCACTCTAACAATTAGGCTAATCAAATCATTCCCGTATAGAAACGTCAAGAATATAATCTTAcaaaattataatttagaaacaaaaacagctcatgatttatttgaagatgtCTTAAAGCGTGTCCAAACAGAGGGTTCATTAAGGCCCTATCGTAATGTAAATTACGACACTATGAAAATCTATACTCATGCCCATAAATCCAAAACTATTAATTTGGTTATAAATTTTGATCATGATGAAGATTGGACTTTGGATGTTGAAAACGCCAATGGTAAGAAATTGTCTGaatatgatattgaaaatgagactgaaatttctttattcaaCAATAAAGATTATATAGAATTCAAAGCAAATCCAATTGAAAAGTGGTTATAAATGGAAAATGTTTGTATAGCCTTGAAtctaaatttgaatttgacCTCTTTTATTTGCATTTCTCATGAAAGTTAGGACCTATTTCACTGATGAACCGAGAAAATAGTTCGAACCGTTCAGCCGCACTAGCTCCATACTTTCGTTATATAAGATTTATAAATTAATGGGTATACATTTTTTGCTTTCATTTGAAACATCAGCTCTATTCCAATACTATATATAGACAATCGCTCTTTAGAGAAGTTTGTTTGTGatggatttgaaaatatgcCTAATCAGGGAAATTTTTTAAGTTATGAAGGCTGAAAGTATATCTGCACTTGCAGAACTCTACGATAGATACTTTCCATCTACTCAATAGTGAGTCGGGATATCTTCGTAACTGTACGTTCGTAGATGTACATATCAAATACCATTGGCAACTGTTTATCAACTGTAAAGGTTCATAGGAAATAAAGACTCTTCATATGTGAGAGAAATTCGATTAATGATTTAGTAAATAATTTAGTAGTTGGCCTGCAAATTCGACGTTTGCCACACTAGTCCTTCCAGTTTTATCTAACCCACTTCTAGCTACTATACCACCATGTGCATTAATTGCCTTTATATACACTGGTATACGAATCCATTTTACTGACGAAAGATTCTTTAGCATCATATCTCTTTTCGAATCAAATTCCAAACGATTGAAATTTTGTTCCCAACTGTCATCATTATCGCTTGTTATTTCAGAGTATTTCTCTATAAAGGAATTCCATGAACCGTTATCCTCTTCATAATCATTAATATCAGCGTCCTCAGCATTctcaatttcatcttcaaatatgGATCCATAAACATCTTGCACATAAGTCTTGAAACTATCTGTAACGCTAAAGGTGGGAGACAATGTATCTATAGAGGATCCTGAATTACCAGATATTGATATGTCAACCTCTTTTAGTAAGACGTCATTGACCTCACCACTAGCTATCATTTTCCTATATTTTGATGCGGCAATGTAACTGTAAATAGTTCCACCGAGATTCATACATAGAGCAATTGGGAATACTAAGGTCATTGCAAGAGCAATCCATATCAAAGTTAATGCACtctttttcaaagtttttGTCTCTTTAGCTTGTGGTGgttttgatgatttatctaatttataCAAATCGACAATTCTTGGCAAAATCCCCgtatatttattacctggaatatcatcttcaaaactatatttgatttgattCCCCGTGTCAATAAATGGATCATGGTCAGTAATGAAAGCACTATAAAATGCAACAGTTCTATCATTCTTAACATTAGCAAAAACAATCCTCCACTTAAATTTCCGTAACcctttcaaatatttcccAGAACTTAATTGAACTAAAGTATCATTACTCCCAGTTAAAAACATTTCTCTCCCAGTCTTCCCCAATAAAGATGATCCCAACACAGTCAAAAGTGGGTCCAGTATCCATCTCAATTTATTACTCAAAGGATTATAAAATCGTACTCCCAAATGTGGAGTAGCAAAAGTGACAAACAATTGAGGAACCATTTCACCAAAGACACTCAATAACTCTTTATCCATTGGATCATCACCAAAAATGGTCCCTATAAGAAACCTCGCTACAAGGCCACCCATTGAGTACCCACACACGCTTAATTTGgtaaatttaaattcagggtggaatttaataaaactaataatttcaaacaaaGTTCTGTATCCAACGACTTCGATACCGTCGAATGTCTTGAAGAGAGCATTTTCCTTCGGAGAGTAGTATATTATGGGTAAAGTATCCTGAGTATCTCTTAGTTTATGTCTTAATGTAGCTTTCATCGATTCCATGTGCTTGTAAGAGCCCCAAAGACCATGGAGCAGGATGAAGAGATGGGCTTCCCTTGGTGATTTTTTAGTTAGGGAAGAATTCGAAGTTTGTGCACTATTCACAGGAGACAAAGAAGTTGATGctgttgatgataataGTAATGTATCTGCTGTCATACTGGGCAGGAAATATTATGAGGTGGTTGATGGTTGATTATGTCTCTATTCTTGTTCAAAAAATTGCTTTCTTGATCTACTTCAGATGTAGTAGTAATAGTGTGTTCGTTCCATTTCGGTTTTTATATCATTGTTTCCCTTCAAAAGTCCGTGGAGATTATAATGACTTACAGGTCCCGCGGCAACCACGCCTAATCTATTCCACGGAATAAATACAATGATACTTACCGATTTCTTAGGGCTATTATATATGGTCTTATGTAATGTCTACAATGTTTTTTCAGCTAAATCATGTAAAGATACAGAAGGTGTATATCAATATACTGGAAAGGCTATTTGGTCGCTTGATAGATAGAGCTGATCTATATATAACTTTCGCTTTGGGTTAAGattttgtaaataattttaataaagtTTCTACAGTTTCTTGCAATTCTTCGAATGGGACCAATTGTTTTTTATTGGAGAATCAGATgaaatatcattcaatatattgCGCCGTATTTGATCTCTATGAGCAAACTCTGCAGCATCAAAAGTCATCTTATATAATCTGTGGAATCCAGAATTAGTATTAGGTATTCCTCGTAATCTTAGCCCACTAAGAATCAATTTAGtcaaaatttcattgaattgaaCTTTACGTTTAATTGATTCAGTGTTTCTTTGCAATCGATTACGGTTCTCTTGTGATTTTaaaattcttgaatgatTTTTGCTGTTGCCTCCTCTGTTGCATGTGTCGGTATTATTAGAAAGATCTTGCTTAATTTGAACATCAAATTTGTTCTTTAATGTATAATCGATAGAAAACCAACAAATTGTATTGGCATTTCTATAAAACACAATGAATTCCTGAGACGGTACGTCactaataatttcaatgacTATACCTCTatgtttatatttcaatttagaaCTAAAATACGACAATGTAGTAGCACTTCTAGTAAAGCAAACATTCTCCTGAGCATCATCGCGGATCCAGAATGGCAATTTAGAAAGATCAACgtattgaatgaaatttcCATTCAGTTCAAgtactttatttttttgagGAAGCGCACTTCTGTTATCATGAAACTCATTATCTTCTATCCACAATTGGACATCTCTCAACTTCAACTCAGTATGCCTTTCACCCAATCCTATCTTTAggattttcaatttcttcaacatAGAAGGATAGACCTTTCTATAATCAATAAAACCAGCCtcaatcaaataatatacaatacAGCAGTCATTTATCTGCGAAATTGCAGTAGTCATAAGGCAAGTCGCTTGAATTGTCAACCAGTTTGAAATGACATCCATGACCAGCTCTTGAAAACGTATtccatcatcttcatcacaCGGTCATCATTGTTGGACCTGTATGGCTAAAGGCAAACattttatcaagaaataaGACTTGCGTGGCGTAATGGCAACGCGTCTGACTTCTAATCAGAAGATTCTGGGTTCGACCCCCAGCGTGAGTGCTTTCTTTTTACCCCTTCTTTTTATATCTGTAAAGTCCTTACTAATTGTCACGATTTTGTGATATATTACCTCACCACGATCTATAGGCCGCATTCTTATTTAACAGCCGAGTATAACTCAACTTACCCTGCACCTTGATtctttataaaaaatttatagaCGTCTATGATATTAACTCTTTTACGTCTGTTATGACCAGTTTGGGTGAAGTTGTGTCCTTATTATCTTGACTACCTTGATAATNNNNNNNNNNNNNNNNNNNNNNNNNNNNNNNNNNNNNNNNNNNNNNNNNNNNNNNNNNNNNNNNNNNNNNNNNNNNNNNNNNNNNNNNNNNNNNNNNNNNNNNNNNNNNNNNNNNNNNNNNNNNNNNNNNNNNNNNNNNNNNNNNNNNNNNNNNNNNNNNNNNNNNNNNNNNNNNNNNNNNNNNNNNNNNNNNNNNNNNNNNNNNNNNNNNNNNNNNNNNNNNNNNNNNNNNNNNNNNNNNNNNNNNNNNNNNNNNNNNNNNNNNNNNNNNNNNNNNNNNNNNNNNNNNNNNNNNNNNNNNNNNNNNNNNNNNNNNNNNNNNNNNNNNNNNNNNNNNNNNNNNNNNNNNNNNNNNNNNNNNNNNNNNNNNNNNNNNNNNNNNNNNNNNNNNNNNNNAGTATGTTTATCGATGAGTATGCCTATCGATGAGTATGTTCCTTTCGGTGATGatattctcttctttctatAATCTAGGTTCCTAGGGATCTAGTTgtatgttttcttttcttttcttctataAATGCGTATCAAGATAACTTCAGATTCAAATTTCCCATTTCAATgtctctatatatatatatatatggtatTCGCTGAAACTCATCGAACCCATTCAGAAAGCGATGCCATGGAAATTTTCGCTCTTAAAATATACACAGTTTTTCACTTCGTTGGTCACCTTCGGGGAACGCGACACGGAAAAGGCCCAAATGGCCTAGAACGTGACAACTAAGAAATAGTTAGGGTGACACAAAGTGTTCTAACTCTACCCCAAAACTATACCGCATAAACTAAAAACATTCCACAGTTATTGGGGAGAGATGTAAAGTTCTATATAAAGCGTTGTTGTATTTGTGGATTCGAAAGCAAAATTATCTCATTTCCATGTTTTTTTAATCCAAAacttccttcttttctttattgtCTTTCAATACTTCCATATGTTAGTGGATAACTTAACATCCTCAAAACGTGATTATTATTGACCCAAACTTTTTGCTTTTTTCACGTTCTGAGAATGTACTGAAGTTTTATGGAAATAATCTATTTGAACCATTTTTCAACTATTGTCTGTGAcacaattattaaatgtGAATTAGATGTATAGAGGATTTCGATATATGCTAACAGTATTGGTAAACTACTCATATCTCCCAATTATAAAGTCACATAAACTAATATAATTGGGAAGTATGACAAATAAAATCTATAATTATGCATAGTGATAGGTATGGTTaacatattttattttatatttcaaCCAAAGAAATTCGGACTTCAAAAGAAGGAGAGACAATTTCTAAAGAGACACCACGGTTTTGATacctatatatataggtCGTCGAATTCTTTAAAtccaaaaatatcaaagaaataaaagcACATATATCTAAAACCACCGTAGTGGTTTTTTACGTGGGAGTAAGTATACACAGTCTGTTTTAGATCTAGTAGAAAAAAAGAGGAAATCCAGGAAGCTAAGAATTCCTGCACAAGTTGCGATGACCAGTGCTATACATACGCTGTTCCCAGAGCCATGTTTTCAGTACAGAGTGAAAGCCCAGTAGAAAGCAAAGCCACTGAAAAGTATGGCCAAAATTGAAACTAGCAGCGTCACAAAACATGGATTCTTTTTTACCGTTACTTTTCTCACTCCTTTGTGTACCTTTCGGTCGTCGAGAGTAATTATTTTTGGTAACCTGAAATCGTAACCCTCATACCATGCCGTTTTTTTAGCCTTTTTCTCCCCCTTCTTGTGAACCCCCCATTTCTTGTTCCGGAGTAGTATCTTCTTTGTCAGGATTCAAACTTTTCATTTCAACGGTTGATGGTGTAGTGGAATTGTAAGCATTCACTAGAATAAACCATCGAGCTACTAAGGCTGGAATACTACCAATAACAATGAAAGGAAATATCTATAACACTCTAATGGTATATGTACCCAATATGGATGAAACTATTCTGTCGAAATTCATTTTAAAACAGCAGAACATATTGGTGGATAACCTAATACCGAATCTGCCGTTGGTTTTCGAATAACATCAATTTGATTATATTGTTTAGAGCAGATAAACCGACTAATGAATATATCCAGCCagttaaaaaaattgtgtTTAATCTTCTCTGATTTCTTTATAGGTGAGAGTAATATAAAATCATGTAAAATGTATATGAAAGAAAAGTCCTCGCTTATATACTTGTAAAATTTAACAGCACATCACATCACGTTGTGTATACGGCATGATTTAATATTCATATTAAATTGCAATAACATATAACTGGacaaattaaatgataatgcTGGACTAGTAATAAGAAGTAGAATTACATCTAACAACATATTTTTCGATAATCTTTTGTTTATTCCCCcctaaaaatatatttattaggAAAAGtaatcatttttatttgggaaatataaattttcGGTACGAGAAATAAACAGTAAATCAACTGAAAAAAAGTCTTCTATTTATTTGACCCAATAATACCACATTGGTAACGAAAACCCACAATTCAATTTAGAACTCTATAAAAAACTTAATCCCATCTTAGAACAAAGCCAATCGTTGTTtaatatgaaaataataagacTATTTAAAATAGTTGTAATTTCCACAACAGTACGTAGTGGCTTCCCctttaattaatatataattttaaataCACGAGTAGTTTATGAAGAGAGGGGTGCTGGATTAATTAAGATTGGCTCtcaagataatattttttcaaaatacaGCTTTCACAAGTTTCGGAATTCTCTAGAAGATGATCCTTTCtgtatttgaatttattcatttccaTTGACATTAAATTAGGTTTATATCTAAATTTTAATTATCGCTCATTacgaatttgaaaaattttaagCGCCTATTATGGATCTCATCTATAAAACACATAGGGTATACAGTTCTCATCAGAATATGATGATCAGGATAAGACAgataattaaaatattccaaGCTGTAAAAGGCAAGAAACCAATTTCGGTACCTATAAAAGACGttgaaacaacaacaacatgGGTGTTCCATCTTTTTTCAGATGGTTATCAAGGAAGTATCCAAAAATTATCTCACCAGTTCTTGAAGAACAACCCCAAATTGTGGATAATGTCAAATTGCCACTTGATTACTCAT
Above is a genomic segment from Naumovozyma dairenensis CBS 421 chromosome 6, complete genome containing:
- the SLD7 gene encoding Sld7p (similar to Saccharomyces cerevisiae YOR060C; ancestral locus Anc_5.661) — translated: MDVISNWLTIQATCLMTTAISQINDCCIVYYLIEAGFIDYRKVYPSMLKKLKILKIGLGERHTELKLRDVQLWIEDNEFHDNRSALPQKNKVLELNGNFIQYVDLSKLPFWIRDDAQENVCFTRSATTLSYFSSKLKYKHRGIVIEIISDVPSQEFIVFYRNANTICWFSIDYTLKNKFDVQIKQDLSNNTDTCNRGGNSKNHSRILKSQENRNRLQRNTESIKRKVQFNEILTKLILSGLRLRGIPNTNSGFHRLYKMTFDAAEFAHRDQIRRNILNDISSDSPIKNNWSHSKNCKKL
- the AIM29 gene encoding Aim29p (similar to Saccharomyces cerevisiae YKR074W; ancestral locus Anc_5.659) — translated: MTNATHPIDYDLEEPLTSNARPLTNVTLTIRLIKSFPYRNVKNIILQNYNLETKTAHDLFEDVLKRVQTEGSLRPYRNVNYDTMKIYTHAHKSKTINLVINFDHDEDWTLDVENANGKKLSEYDIENETEISLFNNKDYIEFKANPIEKWL
- the NDAI0F00640 gene encoding C2HC-type zinc finger protein (Ty-like retrotransposon), yielding MNQTIESTSQNNEKQSNMVNFLKIVKTFKGEPDEYFTWKAAMQGNKELFEVSDRQFMAGLYNYFEGNAANWLKNTSFNSYEEFWITLDTKYQSDKNNEIATNFRLLMSPPKNIRTYREYVNHFENRLAFLPADFKDSSWKLACFLFPLQLGLQDAIRSQNPQNVQEAIVIGENRSIMFKDSILDPRFCGLVSDVHGDNTKGNHQFNQSAIVCFNCGRSGHKSNECRNSHGRQPGRHRYNQKSFRKSGSNTIPISDLSSKIK
- the LPL1 gene encoding putative hydrolase (similar to Saccharomyces cerevisiae YOR059C; ancestral locus Anc_5.660), with amino-acid sequence MTADTLLLSSTASTSLSPVNSAQTSNSSLTKKSPREAHLFILLHGLWGSYKHMESMKATLRHKLRDTQDTLPIIYYSPKENALFKTFDGIEVVGYRTLFEIISFIKFHPEFKFTKLSVCGYSMGGLVARFLIGTIFGDDPMDKELLSVFGEMVPQLFVTFATPHLGVRFYNPLSNKLRWILDPLLTVLGSSLLGKTGREMFLTGSNDTLVQLSSGKYLKGLRKFKWRIVFANVKNDRTVAFYSAFITDHDPFIDTGNQIKYSFEDDIPGNKYTGILPRIVDLYKLDKSSKPPQAKETKTLKKSALTLIWIALAMTLVFPIALCMNLGGTIYSYIAASKYRKMIASGEVNDVLLKEVDISISGNSGSSIDTLSPTFSVTDSFKTYVQDVYGSIFEDEIENAEDADINDYEEDNGSWNSFIEKYSEITSDNDDSWEQNFNRLEFDSKRDMMLKNLSSVKWIRIPVYIKAINAHGGIVARSGLDKTGRTSVANVEFAGQLLNYLLNH